In uncultured Ilyobacter sp., a genomic segment contains:
- a CDS encoding NifB/NifX family molybdenum-iron cluster-binding protein — translation MKIAVASKGEGLKAEIDNMFGRAEFFVIVDSENSEVKSIENTAKNESNGAGGKAVKLLSNEGVEIIVAPELGPKAVTAVEAFKIKAYKKDSFKTVEEAVKAYKEGKLREFESASVREHSGLRRA, via the coding sequence ATGAAAATAGCAGTAGCATCTAAGGGTGAAGGTTTAAAAGCAGAAATCGACAACATGTTCGGAAGAGCAGAATTCTTTGTAATAGTAGATTCTGAAAATTCAGAGGTGAAAAGCATAGAAAATACAGCAAAAAATGAATCAAACGGTGCCGGTGGGAAGGCTGTAAAATTACTTTCAAATGAGGGAGTAGAAATAATCGTAGCTCCTGAACTAGGACCTAAGGCAGTCACAGCAGTAGAAGCCTTTAAAATAAAGGCGTATAAAAAGGACAGTTTTAAAACAGTGGAAGAGGCAGTAAAAGCTTATAAAGAAGGAAAATTAAGAGAGTTTGAGTCTGCTTCTGTAAGAGAGCATTCAGGACTAAGAAGGGCATAA
- a CDS encoding iron-sulfur cluster carrier protein MrpORP: protein MSCQSSNLDEQEIKIKDNMDRIKHKIVVMSGKGGVGKSTMSTNIAYGLSLAGKKVGILDADLHGPNIPLMLGVEGTKLPSLEKPLQLSENLKVVSLSFYLENSNNPIVWRGPAKIGAIKQLLGDVDWGDLDYLVVDLPPGTGDEPLTIAQSLGKVDGSVIVTTPQDVAILDSRKSVKFSEMVNMPVMGIIENMSGFVCPHCNQRIDIFKNGGGERAANEMNVNFLGKIPMTAEMVEAGDQGKPYIFSQREGVAYEALNSVITSIINKTEGDEEIMDNLKIAFPTNNGETVESHFGHCKQFAIYTVKGEEILNKEFVDAPPHEPGLLPKFLGELNINTIITGGMGQRAIDLFTAQNIDVILGASGKIDNNLKEFTGGELYSKGSACSHDHDEEHSCSH, encoded by the coding sequence ATGAGTTGTCAGAGCAGCAATCTAGATGAACAAGAAATAAAAATCAAGGATAATATGGATCGGATTAAGCATAAGATAGTTGTCATGAGTGGTAAAGGTGGTGTAGGAAAGTCCACTATGTCAACCAATATAGCCTATGGTCTTTCCCTAGCTGGAAAGAAGGTGGGAATTTTAGATGCAGACCTTCACGGTCCAAATATCCCTCTTATGCTAGGAGTAGAAGGAACAAAACTTCCATCTTTGGAAAAACCTTTGCAGTTAAGTGAAAATTTAAAGGTAGTTTCTCTCAGTTTTTATTTAGAAAACTCCAATAACCCAATTGTGTGGAGAGGACCGGCCAAAATAGGAGCTATCAAACAGCTTTTAGGAGATGTCGACTGGGGAGACCTTGATTATCTTGTGGTAGACCTTCCGCCTGGTACAGGGGACGAACCACTTACTATAGCTCAGAGCCTTGGAAAAGTAGACGGAAGTGTAATTGTCACAACTCCTCAGGATGTGGCTATCTTAGATTCTAGAAAATCTGTAAAGTTTTCAGAAATGGTAAATATGCCTGTGATGGGAATAATCGAAAATATGAGTGGTTTTGTATGTCCTCACTGCAACCAAAGAATAGACATCTTTAAAAATGGTGGAGGAGAAAGGGCAGCCAACGAGATGAATGTCAATTTTCTAGGTAAGATACCTATGACTGCTGAGATGGTAGAGGCTGGAGATCAGGGAAAACCTTATATCTTCTCCCAAAGAGAGGGTGTGGCTTATGAGGCTCTGAATTCAGTAATAACAAGTATTATAAATAAAACAGAAGGAGATGAAGAAATTATGGATAATCTAAAAATAGCTTTTCCTACAAACAACGGTGAAACTGTAGAATCTCATTTTGGGCACTGTAAACAATTTGCAATTTATACTGTAAAAGGAGAAGAAATTCTAAACAAAGAATTTGTAGATGCACCTCCACACGAGCCTGGACTACTTCCAAAATTCCTTGGTGAGCTCAATATTAACACTATAATAACAGGAGGAATGGGTCAAAGAGCAATAGACCTTTTCACAGCTCAAAATATAGATGTCATTCTCGGGGCATCTGGAAAAATTGATAATAACTTAAAAGAATTTACTGGAGGAGAACTGTATTCAAAGGGTTCTGCTTGCAGCCATGACCACGATGAGGAACACAGCTGTAGTCACTAA
- a CDS encoding DUF6448 family protein, with protein MKKKLIFFCGLGIFTALAITNKNQIFLIPFLAPFILAHCDTMDGPLVADIKKSLKSKNITPVLKWIKKSDEEEIKNMFERVLSFSKENSEQKELLYLYFIETVVRVHRKGEGAPYNGLKPSGFPIDPIIKKGDLSIDSGKIGDLAEILSKEIKIKIETKFKKALELKNKADTDVEIGRKYTEAYADYIHFIESLHRLIEDSHPHHKK; from the coding sequence ATGAAAAAGAAATTAATATTTTTTTGTGGTCTAGGGATTTTTACGGCTCTTGCTATTACAAATAAAAATCAAATATTTCTTATCCCTTTTTTAGCTCCTTTTATTTTAGCACATTGTGACACCATGGACGGGCCGTTGGTAGCAGATATAAAAAAATCACTAAAGTCTAAAAATATAACGCCAGTTTTAAAATGGATCAAAAAAAGTGACGAAGAAGAAATAAAAAATATGTTTGAAAGAGTTTTATCTTTTTCTAAAGAAAACTCGGAACAGAAAGAATTGTTGTATCTGTATTTTATAGAAACAGTGGTAAGAGTCCACAGAAAAGGAGAAGGTGCTCCCTATAATGGTTTAAAGCCTTCAGGATTTCCCATTGATCCAATTATAAAGAAGGGTGACCTGTCTATTGACAGCGGAAAAATAGGTGATCTTGCAGAAATTTTGTCCAAGGAGATAAAAATAAAAATAGAAACAAAATTTAAAAAGGCCTTGGAATTAAAAAATAAGGCAGACACTGATGTTGAAATTGGACGAAAATATACTGAAGCCTATGCAGACTATATACACTTTATAGAGTCTTTACACAGATTGATTGAAGATTCACATCCCCATCATAAAAAGTAG
- a CDS encoding DUF1858 domain-containing protein has protein sequence MLNKKILLEMNIQEIIKKYPSLIEILKKHGMHCNECFFSEKVNLREALESSRLPSEEIIEEIITYLEKGC, from the coding sequence ATGTTAAATAAAAAGATACTTTTAGAAATGAATATTCAAGAAATTATAAAAAAATATCCATCTCTTATTGAAATATTAAAAAAACATGGAATGCACTGCAATGAGTGTTTTTTTTCTGAAAAGGTTAATCTAAGAGAGGCTTTAGAGAGTTCTAGGCTGCCCTCCGAAGAAATTATAGAGGAAATCATAACATATCTGGAAAAGGGATGTTGA
- a CDS encoding FAD-dependent oxidoreductase → MGKKYLVVGGVAGGASAAARLRRLSEESQIIIFEKGPNVSFSNCCLPYHLSGTVKQAESLILMSPEKFASQYNIEARVNNEVLKIDRANKEVEILDITSGKTYRESYDKLILSPGAKPIVPSIPGIEKVNTFTIRNVVDIKKLNLFINDVKPTRITVIGGGFIGVECAENLVEAGYNVSLVEAMPQILKQFDYDMVQILNKEIVDHGIDLIVGDKVSAFDENKVILESGKKLDSEVVVLAIGVNPETDLAVNSGLEIGKTGAMKVDPNFMTIDHDIYAVGDAIEVYNPLMQDYFKLPLAGPAQKQARSVADHIHSRCINNTGYIGSSVIKVFNYGAAATGLNEHLLKDMKIEYDSVKIIPKDKVGLMPDSEEVHFKLLFEKPTGKILGAQAIGRGNVDKRIDVIATAIKFGATIENLRDLELCYAPPFGTAKDVVNFAGYVASNLLHGSFRQVAAHQVRELVENKKYIIDVREKKEYDTSHIKDVKNIPLSELRKRVDEIPKDQPVYLHCRSGQRSYNAVLALQNLGFNNVFNISGGFMGISFYEYFNDKTTGRDPIVTDYNFL, encoded by the coding sequence ATGGGCAAAAAATATTTAGTTGTCGGTGGAGTGGCAGGAGGTGCCTCAGCTGCTGCTAGACTGAGAAGGTTGAGTGAAGAAAGCCAGATAATCATATTTGAAAAGGGACCCAATGTGTCTTTTTCAAACTGCTGCCTTCCATATCATCTGAGTGGAACTGTAAAACAGGCAGAATCTTTGATCCTCATGTCGCCTGAAAAATTTGCATCCCAGTATAATATCGAGGCGAGAGTCAATAACGAAGTTTTAAAGATAGACCGGGCAAATAAAGAGGTGGAAATTTTAGATATTACGAGCGGAAAGACATACAGGGAGTCATATGATAAGCTCATATTATCCCCAGGTGCCAAGCCTATCGTACCATCTATACCTGGGATAGAAAAAGTAAATACTTTTACCATTAGAAATGTTGTGGATATAAAAAAATTAAATCTTTTTATCAACGATGTAAAACCTACTAGGATAACCGTAATCGGTGGAGGATTTATAGGGGTTGAGTGTGCTGAAAACCTTGTGGAAGCTGGTTATAATGTCTCTCTTGTAGAGGCTATGCCTCAGATATTAAAGCAGTTTGACTATGATATGGTTCAGATTTTGAATAAGGAGATCGTGGATCACGGAATAGACCTTATTGTTGGGGATAAGGTGAGTGCTTTTGATGAAAACAAAGTGATACTGGAATCTGGGAAAAAACTGGATTCGGAAGTGGTTGTGCTGGCTATAGGGGTAAATCCTGAAACAGACCTGGCAGTAAATTCTGGACTTGAGATAGGAAAGACCGGAGCTATGAAGGTGGATCCTAACTTTATGACAATCGATCATGATATCTATGCCGTGGGGGATGCTATAGAGGTCTATAATCCACTTATGCAGGACTATTTTAAACTCCCTCTTGCTGGTCCTGCCCAAAAACAGGCACGTTCAGTGGCAGACCACATTCATAGTAGATGTATCAACAATACAGGATATATCGGATCATCTGTAATAAAAGTCTTTAATTACGGCGCTGCAGCAACAGGATTAAATGAACATCTATTAAAAGATATGAAGATTGAATATGATTCTGTAAAAATAATTCCTAAGGACAAAGTTGGACTTATGCCTGATTCTGAAGAAGTTCATTTTAAACTTTTGTTTGAAAAACCAACAGGAAAAATATTGGGTGCCCAGGCTATCGGGAGAGGAAATGTAGATAAGAGGATAGATGTTATCGCTACTGCAATAAAGTTTGGAGCTACTATTGAGAATCTAAGAGACCTTGAACTCTGCTACGCCCCACCTTTTGGTACGGCTAAAGATGTTGTGAATTTTGCAGGATATGTGGCTTCTAACTTACTCCACGGTTCTTTCAGACAGGTGGCTGCTCATCAGGTAAGAGAACTTGTTGAAAATAAAAAATATATAATTGATGTGAGAGAAAAGAAAGAATATGATACAAGTCATATAAAAGATGTAAAAAATATACCTCTGTCTGAGTTAAGAAAAAGAGTAGATGAGATACCTAAAGACCAACCTGTTTATCTGCATTGCAGATCTGGTCAAAGATCGTATAATGCAGTTTTAGCCCTTCAAAATCTAGGCTTTAATAATGTATTCAATATCTCTGGTGGATTTATGGGAATATCATTCTACGAATATTTTAATGATAAGACAACTGGAAGAGATCCGATAGTAACAGATTATAATTTTTTATGA
- a CDS encoding cob(I)yrinic acid a,c-diamide adenosyltransferase has translation MRGYIQVYTGNGKGKTTASLGLIVRALGNNLKVYMGQFMKGQRYGELNTLEKLGVLVERFGTDECLMSRDDVSELDIKMAKEGYKRVLEVLLSKKYDLVILDEICVSTYFNLITEEEILHLMKIKPLETELVLTGRYAPEKVIEQADLVTEMKEIKHYYEQGVMARDGIER, from the coding sequence ATGAGAGGTTATATACAAGTCTATACCGGAAACGGCAAGGGTAAAACTACTGCCAGTCTCGGACTTATTGTAAGAGCTCTAGGAAACAATCTGAAAGTTTATATGGGACAGTTTATGAAGGGACAGAGATATGGTGAACTAAATACCTTAGAAAAACTAGGTGTTTTAGTTGAAAGATTCGGGACCGATGAATGCCTTATGTCCCGTGACGATGTAAGTGAACTGGATATAAAAATGGCAAAAGAAGGTTATAAAAGAGTTTTGGAGGTTCTTCTCAGTAAAAAGTATGATCTTGTGATACTTGACGAAATATGTGTATCTACATATTTTAATCTCATAACAGAAGAAGAGATCCTTCATCTGATGAAGATTAAACCTTTGGAAACAGAGCTGGTTCTCACTGGAAGGTACGCACCTGAAAAAGTAATAGAGCAGGCTGACCTCGTAACTGAAATGAAAGAGATCAAGCACTACTATGAACAGGGAGTCATGGCCAGAGACGGGATAGAAAGATAA
- the sstT gene encoding serine/threonine transporter SstT: MKSLFIKWNQLSLVKRIIGGLVVGTLLAITVPDMAKPISIFGSLFVGALKSVAPILVFFLVMSAISQHEKGQKTNMKSVVTLYLIGTFAAGLVAVVGSFMFPVAIKLGAGAGNSVTPPAGVVEVLKSLLLNVVDNPIHALASANYIGILSWAVLLGVALKNAPGTTKTMISNFSDALSQVVKWVINLAPLGIMGLVFSTVSENGISSMVDYGRLLGLLLGCMFFMALVVNPMIAFFMIRQNPYPLVIKCLKQSGITAFFTRSSAANIPVNMELCEELGLEKDIYSVSIPLGATINMAGAAITISVLTLAAVNTLGIQVDMGTALILSILSAVSACGASGVAGGSLLLIPLACSLFGIQNEVAMQVVAVGFVIGVIQDSVETGLNSSTDVLFTAVAEMSEWRKKGKKILIEKA, encoded by the coding sequence ATGAAAAGTTTATTTATCAAATGGAATCAATTGAGTCTAGTTAAGAGAATTATAGGGGGTCTAGTAGTTGGAACCCTTTTGGCAATTACAGTTCCTGATATGGCCAAACCAATATCGATATTTGGATCATTATTTGTAGGAGCCTTGAAATCAGTTGCACCGATTCTGGTATTCTTTCTTGTAATGTCGGCAATATCCCAGCATGAAAAAGGTCAAAAGACAAATATGAAGTCCGTTGTCACTCTTTATCTCATAGGAACATTTGCAGCGGGGCTTGTTGCTGTTGTAGGAAGTTTTATGTTTCCTGTGGCAATTAAACTAGGTGCAGGAGCTGGAAATAGTGTAACGCCTCCTGCCGGTGTGGTAGAAGTTTTAAAATCATTGCTTTTAAACGTAGTTGATAACCCTATACATGCATTAGCTAGTGCAAACTACATAGGTATCTTATCATGGGCAGTTTTATTAGGTGTTGCTCTAAAAAATGCACCTGGAACAACAAAAACAATGATTTCGAATTTTTCAGATGCCTTATCACAGGTTGTAAAATGGGTTATTAATTTAGCACCTCTTGGAATTATGGGCTTGGTATTCTCTACAGTTTCAGAGAATGGAATAAGTTCCATGGTAGATTATGGACGTCTTTTAGGTTTGCTTCTTGGTTGCATGTTCTTTATGGCTCTTGTGGTAAATCCTATGATAGCCTTCTTTATGATTCGTCAGAATCCTTATCCACTTGTGATAAAGTGCCTAAAGCAAAGTGGAATCACAGCCTTTTTCACAAGAAGTTCAGCTGCAAATATTCCAGTAAATATGGAGTTGTGTGAAGAGCTAGGACTAGAAAAAGATATTTATTCTGTATCGATTCCTTTAGGGGCTACCATCAACATGGCTGGAGCTGCGATTACAATTTCGGTACTAACTTTAGCTGCAGTTAATACACTGGGAATCCAGGTGGATATGGGGACAGCATTAATTCTTAGCATATTGTCGGCTGTAAGTGCTTGTGGAGCATCTGGTGTAGCAGGTGGGTCACTGCTTCTTATCCCGTTGGCATGTAGTTTATTTGGAATTCAAAATGAAGTTGCCATGCAGGTTGTGGCTGTGGGATTTGTTATAGGGGTTATCCAAGACTCAGTGGAAACAGGTCTCAACTCATCAACAGATGTACTTTTCACAGCTGTGGCTGAGATGTCAGAGTGGAGAAAAAAAGGCAAAAAGATACTCATTGAGAAAGCATAA
- a CDS encoding GDSL-type esterase/lipase family protein, translating to MKTTILLGDSITELNPFKHDKVINLGVYGNTTRDIVSRINGISEFNCKKVILKVGINDILKGFSLKKSSQYYKEIFHVLEKHFKKIIVLSILPIEGRSKINMKVRKLNKIIEENAIVNNFNFIDLHYLFCDENLNLKNEYSVDGIHLSQKGYEILNGEILKLI from the coding sequence TTGAAAACTACAATTTTATTGGGTGACAGTATAACAGAGCTCAATCCTTTTAAGCATGACAAGGTAATAAACCTAGGAGTCTATGGGAACACCACAAGAGATATCGTGTCTAGAATAAATGGAATATCAGAATTTAATTGTAAAAAAGTAATACTCAAAGTCGGAATTAACGATATCCTAAAGGGCTTTTCTTTAAAAAAAAGTTCTCAATATTATAAGGAAATATTTCATGTCTTGGAGAAACACTTTAAAAAAATTATCGTTCTGTCAATTCTTCCCATAGAAGGTCGGTCAAAAATAAATATGAAGGTAAGAAAGTTAAATAAAATCATAGAAGAAAATGCCATAGTTAATAATTTTAATTTTATAGATTTACATTATTTATTTTGTGACGAAAATCTTAATTTGAAGAATGAATACTCTGTTGACGGAATTCATCTTTCCCAAAAGGGATACGAAATATTAAACGGTGAAATATTAAAATTAATCTAA
- a CDS encoding ATP-binding protein, producing MINEIVVISGKGGTGKTTLTASLIPYFEDTIIADCDVDAPDLNILFESIEKSQKNFIGLQKAFLDKSKCIMCKKCYELCKFNAISSKIEISSGKCEGCGLCEYVCPASAITMEDTVIGKLSVSDTSFGNMVHAKLIPGEDASGKLVAEVRKTAKKIAEENANKTILIDGSPGIACNVISSITGAKKVIIVTEATSSGIHDLKRVYELTKKFRLKIYVVINKYDLSLSHSKKIEKYCEEMGIDMALKIPFQKKVVEAITQKKIPSVAEKDFFEKLGFFEFIEKLKSE from the coding sequence ATGATAAATGAAATCGTAGTAATTTCTGGAAAAGGCGGTACAGGTAAGACTACTCTAACTGCATCTCTTATCCCTTATTTTGAAGATACTATAATAGCAGACTGTGATGTAGATGCACCAGACCTAAATATACTTTTTGAAAGTATAGAAAAATCTCAAAAGAACTTTATCGGTCTGCAGAAGGCTTTTTTAGATAAGAGTAAATGCATTATGTGTAAAAAATGCTATGAGTTATGCAAGTTTAACGCTATCTCATCTAAGATTGAAATAAGTTCAGGAAAGTGTGAGGGTTGCGGACTGTGTGAGTATGTATGCCCTGCATCGGCAATTACAATGGAAGATACAGTAATAGGTAAATTATCTGTTTCAGATACCTCCTTTGGAAATATGGTACATGCAAAACTCATACCAGGAGAAGATGCATCTGGAAAGCTAGTTGCCGAAGTGAGAAAAACTGCAAAGAAAATAGCTGAAGAAAACGCCAATAAAACTATCTTAATCGACGGGTCACCGGGAATAGCCTGCAATGTCATAAGCTCAATAACAGGTGCTAAAAAAGTTATCATAGTTACCGAGGCAACTTCTTCTGGAATACACGATCTAAAAAGGGTCTATGAGCTTACAAAAAAATTCCGGTTAAAAATATACGTGGTTATAAACAAATATGATCTCTCTTTATCTCATTCGAAAAAAATAGAAAAATACTGTGAAGAGATGGGAATTGATATGGCCTTAAAGATTCCTTTTCAAAAGAAGGTGGTAGAGGCCATAACTCAGAAAAAAATACCTTCTGTTGCAGAAAAAGATTTTTTTGAAAAACTTGGTTTTTTTGAATTTATAGAAAAACTTAAAAGTGAATAG
- a CDS encoding DUF554 domain-containing protein, giving the protein MILNGVLANSAAVGLGSLLGVFFKNRFNKKIIDTVMNGMGLCVLYVGISGSLKGKNILVVIAAIAIGGIIGEIIDIDDKIRKFGVAMEIKFSSDKDKKESLVDGFLNSTMVVCVGAMAIVGSLQSGLIGNHEVLYAKAFIDLFVVLAMSATMGIGVFFSAFMILFYEGAIVLFAGTISPFLSAVVIDEITCAGSLVIMAIGLNILGITKIKVANLSLAPFIPILIYLFI; this is encoded by the coding sequence ATGATATTAAACGGTGTGCTTGCAAACTCTGCAGCAGTTGGTTTGGGGTCTTTGCTGGGAGTTTTCTTCAAAAACAGATTCAATAAAAAAATAATAGATACTGTCATGAACGGCATGGGCCTATGTGTGCTCTATGTGGGAATATCAGGCTCTTTAAAAGGAAAAAACATACTGGTAGTTATAGCTGCAATAGCCATCGGAGGAATCATTGGAGAGATAATTGATATAGACGACAAGATCAGAAAATTCGGAGTTGCTATGGAGATAAAATTCAGCTCAGATAAAGATAAAAAGGAGTCTTTGGTAGACGGATTTCTAAATTCTACCATGGTAGTCTGTGTAGGAGCAATGGCAATAGTTGGATCTCTTCAGAGCGGGCTCATAGGGAATCATGAAGTGCTTTATGCAAAGGCATTTATAGATCTCTTTGTGGTTCTAGCCATGTCTGCAACCATGGGAATAGGTGTGTTTTTCTCAGCATTTATGATTTTATTTTATGAGGGAGCCATAGTACTCTTTGCAGGAACTATTTCACCTTTCTTATCAGCAGTAGTTATAGATGAGATAACATGTGCGGGATCTCTTGTGATTATGGCCATCGGGCTCAACATTTTGGGAATCACAAAAATAAAAGTTGCCAATTTGAGTCTAGCTCCATTTATACCGATATTGATATATTTATTTATATAG
- a CDS encoding ATP-binding protein, with the protein MKVAVLSGKGGTGKTTVTSNLAVNVPGCTVIDTDVEEPNLHIFFNFKFNQEDSIKTEYPKVNMENCNLCEKCGDFCRYNAILPAKDRVLIFKEICHNCGGCEIVCPTNAIQYEKREIGKIYKNNSDSSIHMKYGELNVGEMSGVRIIEHLKKSVENEPVVFIDSPPGTSCATVAAVEDVDYAVIVSEPTPFGVSDMKMVVEMLREMKIPFGVVVNKAGLGNKEIYEYCSDESIEVLENIPYSREIAEFYAHGVIFSKNMQSYKELFINLFEKIKTKLEPIQEGGQ; encoded by the coding sequence ATGAAAGTAGCTGTACTTAGCGGAAAAGGTGGAACAGGAAAAACTACTGTGACCTCAAATCTAGCTGTGAATGTTCCAGGATGCACTGTCATAGATACTGATGTAGAAGAACCAAACTTACATATTTTCTTTAATTTTAAATTCAATCAGGAAGACAGCATTAAAACAGAATATCCAAAAGTTAATATGGAAAATTGTAATCTGTGTGAAAAATGCGGGGATTTCTGCAGATACAATGCCATTCTTCCTGCAAAAGACAGGGTGCTGATTTTTAAAGAGATCTGCCATAATTGCGGAGGTTGTGAGATCGTATGCCCTACAAATGCGATACAGTACGAAAAAAGAGAGATCGGAAAAATATATAAAAACAACTCTGACTCCTCTATTCATATGAAATACGGAGAATTGAACGTCGGTGAGATGTCAGGGGTAAGAATAATAGAGCATCTAAAAAAATCTGTAGAAAATGAACCCGTAGTTTTTATTGATTCCCCTCCCGGGACATCATGTGCCACGGTAGCAGCTGTGGAAGATGTAGATTATGCAGTTATCGTATCTGAGCCTACACCCTTTGGGGTTAGTGATATGAAGATGGTAGTTGAGATGCTAAGGGAGATGAAAATCCCATTTGGTGTGGTTGTGAATAAAGCCGGTCTGGGAAACAAGGAAATATATGAATACTGCAGCGATGAAAGTATAGAGGTCCTTGAAAATATTCCTTACAGCAGGGAGATCGCTGAGTTTTACGCCCACGGAGTTATTTTTAGTAAAAACATGCAAAGCTATAAAGAACTTTTTATAAACTTATTCGAGAAAATAAAAACAAAATTGGAACCCATTCAGGAGGGAGGCCAATGA
- a CDS encoding NAD(P)-dependent oxidoreductase: MADILKESERCLLCKNPRCVAACPASTEIPRIIKLFKENRIMEAGEILFENNPLSSVCGLICSHETQCKGNCILGIKGDGLNFGDIENYISSFYLDRMKLVKPKKRNQSIAIIGGGPAGITLAFILIQKGFDITIFESHDKIGGVLRYGIPEFRLPRTLLDKLEEKLVEAGVKIRPNISIGSTITVEDLFSDGYEAIFIGTGTWKPRRLRIKGESLGHTHFAVNYLKNPDVYRLGKEIAIIGAGNVAMDAARTAIRHGVEKATILFRDAEEFIEAREHEVKYAKIDGVEFMYHVGPVEITDDGVKIVDMKKAISDDGYPVFNPLEGSERLFKSDSVIIAVSQGPKSRIVSNVNTIKVNKNGLIITDKDGHTTMSGVFSGGDVVTGAKTVVEAVNISRNIAEKMEKYLDQKVKNN, from the coding sequence GTGGCTGATATATTAAAAGAATCTGAAAGGTGTCTATTATGTAAAAATCCCCGTTGTGTAGCAGCATGTCCTGCTTCAACTGAAATTCCGAGGATTATAAAATTATTTAAAGAAAATCGAATTATGGAAGCCGGAGAGATATTATTTGAAAATAATCCACTTTCTTCTGTCTGTGGTCTTATCTGTTCTCATGAAACTCAATGCAAGGGGAACTGTATCCTTGGAATAAAAGGTGACGGTCTAAATTTTGGGGATATAGAAAATTATATATCTTCATTTTATCTAGATAGGATGAAGCTTGTGAAACCAAAAAAGAGAAATCAGAGTATTGCCATTATAGGTGGTGGTCCCGCAGGGATAACCCTGGCATTTATACTTATCCAAAAAGGATTTGATATAACGATTTTTGAATCCCATGACAAGATCGGAGGAGTTCTGAGGTATGGAATACCTGAGTTCAGACTTCCTAGAACACTGCTAGATAAGCTAGAAGAAAAACTGGTTGAGGCTGGAGTAAAAATAAGACCTAATATCTCTATAGGATCTACAATAACTGTAGAAGATCTTTTTTCAGACGGATATGAGGCTATCTTTATAGGAACAGGTACATGGAAACCAAGAAGGCTGCGTATAAAAGGAGAGTCTTTGGGACATACACATTTTGCAGTGAATTATCTTAAAAATCCAGATGTTTACAGACTTGGGAAGGAGATCGCCATTATAGGGGCGGGGAATGTTGCCATGGATGCAGCAAGGACAGCTATAAGGCATGGAGTTGAAAAGGCTACCATCTTATTTAGGGATGCTGAAGAATTTATAGAGGCTAGAGAACACGAAGTAAAATATGCAAAAATTGACGGAGTGGAATTCATGTACCATGTTGGACCTGTGGAAATCACCGACGATGGAGTAAAAATTGTGGATATGAAGAAAGCTATTTCTGATGATGGATATCCTGTATTCAATCCTTTAGAGGGATCAGAGAGGCTTTTTAAAAGTGATTCTGTTATTATTGCTGTAAGTCAGGGTCCGAAATCTCGAATAGTTTCGAATGTAAACACCATCAAAGTAAATAAAAACGGGCTAATTATTACTGACAAGGACGGCCATACAACCATGTCAGGTGTATTTTCCGGAGGAGACGTAGTTACGGGAGCCAAAACAGTGGTAGAAGCCGTAAATATATCTAGAAATATAGCCGAGAAGATGGAAAAGTATTTAGATCAAAAAGTAAAAAACAATTAA